The genomic DNA TGTTGATTTCTAACTTCTGAAAGTTCCTTTTCTTTTAAATTTCTTATATTATTATTTCCAAGAATTATTTCCCCATTATCAATTGGGATAAAACATGAAATACAATTTAAAAGAGTAGTTTTTCCACTTCCTGATGAACCCATGATTGCGACAAATTCTCCTTTGTTGATTTCAAAAGAAATATTTTTTAATACAGGATATGTTTTACTGCCTGTTTTATATGATTTACATAATTGGTTTACTTTAAGCATATATATCATCCTCACTTTCATTTATCTTGTAAGTCAATGATAGCATTTGAAAGGGGAGGAGGGATATGAGCTATATTGTAATAGTTGGATGTTTTTTTGTAATGTTTGAAAATATATTGTTTGGATAGTGTGAGAGGTTATTATTATAGTTAAATTGATTATATTATTGGAGGATTTAGAGGGTTATTTTTAGGTATTAATTGTTGTGCTAAAGTAATATGATGTGGAACATTGAAGGTGTAGTTAGAAAAGAAGTATATAGTAAAAGTAAAAAGGTTATAGAATAACGAATGTTGTATTGAAAAAAATGATGTAAATAATGTATAGTAGGGTTAAAAAGAAAAAAAGAATTATAGAGCAGTAAGATTATTTAATGGAATGTATTGTAAATAATTTGAAAGGATTTAGGGGCTATTAACACAATGTAATTGAGAAAATATATTGGAGTTTTGGAAATAAATAGGTTGTTAAAAACAATTGAAATTTATAATAAAAAGGTTAAAAAGTATTATTAGTATAGGTATGATAGATAATTTTAGAAAGTGGAAGTATTTTAGACTATGCTGAAAAGTGATTGATATGATTTTGAGATATTAAAATATTACTATATTATAGTAAAGAAGTTAAAATAATAAAATGTTGTAATAATAAAGGTTTGTAGTATAATAAAGAACTGTAATAAATAAGACTTTGCAATGTAATAGAAATGCTGTAATAATAAAGGTCTGTAGTATAGCAAAGAACTGTAATAAATAAGAGATTGTAATAATAAAAGTCTGTAGTATAATAAAGAACTGTAATAAATAAGACTTTACAATGTAATAGAAATGCTGTAATAATAAAGGTCTGTAGTATAATAAAGAACTGTAATAAATAAGACTTTACAATATAATAGAAATGTTGCAATAACAAAATACCATAATAAATAAGAGTTTGCAATATAATAGAAATACTGTAATAACAAAACACTGCAATAAATAAGAGATTGTAATATAACAAAATCCTATAATAAATAAGATTTTACAATATAATAAAAATCCTATAATAAATAGGACTCTGTAATATAATAAAATGCTGTAACAACAAAACACTATAATAAATAAGACCCTGTAATATAATAAAAATACTATAATATAGTAAAAATCATGCAATAATAAAAATCTATAATAATAAACCTCAGCATAACAAAGACATTAATTTCTTACTAAAAAGGCCACCACAATTAACAGTGAAAAAGCAATTGAAAGTATTGAAAAAGTAAAGTGAGAATTAGAGTCATTATTACGATTATTAAGTTTTATCCATAAACCACATATAATTGTACACAACAATAAAATTGCTGATATTACTCCTATAAATGTAAAAAACATTAAAATTCCTCCCCCTTATTTAATGCAAGTATTTTTAGTCAATGAGAATATTTTCAAACGTTACCATAAAATAAAAAAATGTACATAAAAAATTAATATAGTATTATTTTGTAATATCTACCAATAATAAATCTAATTGAAAATCTATTAAACCATTTCTCTGTTCAACATTAAGAATATCAATACCACTATACTTGAAAAAAGCATTAGAACGAAGAAAAAGCAACTGAATAAATGAAGTTATTTGATACGCAATAGTTCTGTATTCAGCTTCAGTTTTTTTGTTATTCTGATTTTCATAGTGAGCCTTAATTAAAGGTAGTATCTCAAATGGATAAACAATTTCTTCCTGTATCAATATATAGGGTACAGAAATCTTTATAAATTGACTATGTTCACCTATAAAATCAAAAAATGCAATTAGTATTTCCCTTAATTGCTGTTTAGGTGCTAAATTTTTAGTATCATGTGTAGCCTTATATTCATCCATATGACGCTTTAAAAATTTTTTAATAGAAATATTAATTAACTCCTCTTTAGATTTAAAATAATAATTAATCATAGCTAAATTGACATTTGCTTTAGCTACAATTTCTCTAGCCGTAATGCTTGAAACATCTCTATGTGAAGATAGTAACTGGATTGTGGCATTAATTAATTGTTCCTTTGTTGAATCTGCTTTCATAATTTTTCCCCTTAAAAGTTTCTTCATAAAAAATTAAACATGTTTAATACACGTTTAGATACTATCATGAAAATTTTGGGATGTCAATGGGTGATTAGTACTTAAGTATTTAAGTACTAATCGATTAGACTTTTATAAGGGGGATTTGAATTTCTGTAAGATAATTTTCAGGATTTATTTCATTATGTTCACCTTTATGACCGATTTGTCTATTTATACCTGATATTTGATAATCACTATTTTTATCTAACCAATAACAGAACGATTCATATGCACCAGCTATATTTTCATATGGACCATAAACCATAGTACATGCCATCATATCAATTTCTTCTGTCTCACGATATATAAATCCAGATTTGTTCTTTCCAATCTTCTTTACAACCATTCCAACTTCAATATCTACACCATTATCTTTGACTTCTTCATCATGGTAAAAAGCTATGTTATTGTTGGATTGACGTGATACTTCTATATGTTCTTCTTTGATAAATTTAGATAGCTTTTCCCAGAGTATACCTTCAGATTGGTAGTCTGGAATTATCTCTCTAAGTGATATGATTTTATAACTTGGAATCTTTTTAAAGACAACATTGTAATGAATTTCATCTTTATCACAGTTTATAGCTTCTATAAATTTATCAATTTTATTTATTCTTTGTTGTTCCTGCTTTATTTCCTTTTGTATTTCATTCTTTTTTCTATTCAATTCCTTAATTACAAATTCATCATTCCAATTATGTACGATATTTGCTATTTCTGCAACGCTAAATTTTGAATCTCTCAATAATACAATTCTTTGTAATATTGAAATCTGTTCAACTGAGTATAATCTATGACCTGTATATTTGTCTGTTTTTGCAGGTTTTAAAATACCAAGTTCATCATAATAACGCAACATACGAATAGAAATTTGTGTTAGTTTTGAAACCTCTCCTATTTTAAACATGAAAATATGACCTCCTTTTCACTTATAATCAGTATATATTTTGTTTTTATATACTTCAAGCGTTTGTGGAAATACAATTATTTTCCAGATGTTACAATAAATTATAGAGAGTAAATTATATTTAAGTAGTAATCGTATCAAATCATAGATTATCTTAATTTATAATTCATATTAAAATTACCAGTCTAACTCAAATTCAAAATCATCCGACTTTATCTGTTCAATTTCAGAATTTACCTTCTGTTTAAATTTATTAGAAGAAATCATATATACAAGAAATATTAAACCAAATATTATTTGTACATATTGAGCTATTACACATAATTTAATAGGGTAGTGTAGAAGTAATTGAATGTTGAAAAAATAGTACATCATATGAACTAACCCAGCTGATAAAATGCTTCTACTTGTATTGATATATACAAAATTAATTATAAAGTTTAAAAGTACAATGTTTGGTATAAATAAAAAAGCATCAAATAGGGAGTATTGTGCCAAATTATATGGTATTTGATTAGGTGTAAAATACGACCCTAGATACCAGATTCCACAAACAAGCCCTAAAATAATTGAAGAGCCTATAAATCCAAATCTAACTAATAATTTGTCAATGGCATATCCTCTCCATCCAGCTTCTTGACTAAGTATACTCAATATAAAACTTGCTAATAGCATATAAGCTATTTTAGAAGGTCTAAACACTGCTATGTGTATCCAATCTATATCAGAAGTTTTTACATTAAAGTAATTTCCGATTATTAACGAAGTAATAAAAGTTAAAGCAAAAAATAATATTGTTAATAGTATCCATTTTATTCTAATTTCTTTAAAGCTTAGGTATCTATAAATAAAATCTTGTTTTGCACTTTGTGGATAGATTGTAGAAATAAAAAATAGACCTACAATAGCTGGTGATGTATATGCAAGATAAAAAATGATTTCTCCAAGTATTGTATTTGTAATTCCGAGCAACGCAGGTGTAAGACTGAATATCCAGTTCAATACTAGCGTAAATGTAAAGAAATAGATTAAGTGTTTGTTTGTATTAAAGGGGGTGTTATATAGTTGCATTTTTTCACTATCCTTCCGTTTTATAATGAAGTTTTAATTTTTATTAATTGTTTATTTATTTTTATATGTATTAAGTTATCGCTTGATGTTAGTTATTGCCTATAATAATATCCTATTTTTTATATTTTGATTAATTATTTTTACACTAAATATAATTAATTAGTATTTAATATTGAATATATTATATTATTATTAATTATTAAATAGGTCAATAAATTTGCAATTAGTGATATTAATAAATTACTTTAGATTTTTATTAAATGTTTAGCTTTTCTTTAATATTTTTTATATAACGACGATTTATAATAACTTTTTCGTTGTTTTTTAAAGTAGCTTGCATGCGATTATGTGATATTACTTTTATACTTTTTATGTAGTCCATATTTAAAATCATGGATTTAGATATTCGTGAGAAGGATGTATTAGCTAATAATTTTGATAATTTATATATTTTTAAATCAATTTCAAATACATCATCTTCATAATAAGCAAATGTTTTATTTCCAACTGTCTCAAAGTATAAAATATCATAGACATTGAGTTTATAAATCTCTCCTGATTTTTTACCTTTTATATCAAGTAACGGTGTACTCAATAATGAAATTATTTTTTCAATGTTATTATCTAGAGCAGAACATTTTATGGTTATTTCAATATCATCACAATTAATACCTTGTTCGACATGTATTTTCATTAATCATCACCTCATTTTATTACTGTCATTAGAATAGCATTATATCTTATTGAGTCCAACTAGATGCGTTCTAAATTTCAAATTAAGCATAGTGAAATTCAAAAATAAAACAGTGAAATTCAAATTTGAGGTGGTAAAATTCAAAAAAATACTATGGATATTTGGATAAATTATCCAAATATCCTAGCATTTTACATAGAATATGCCTAATTATTTTACAAATAGACCTATTTTATGACTTACATATATTGTCAAATTACTTCTTAAATATCAAAATATTTTTGGATAATGTATCAATACTGTTTGATAAAGTATTTAATTTACCCTCAATTCTAACCAATAAGTACATGGATAGAGCTATAGGAAAACCAACATTGGTTATTAACAGTTGTAAACTATCATCCATAAAATTAGCCCCCTATTCTATAACTAAGTCATAAGGAGTGGTATTTGTTTCCACAACCTTGGCTTCAACCACAGAAGCTAGGTCAAATCCTCCAAC from Clostridioides difficile ATCC 9689 = DSM 1296 includes the following:
- a CDS encoding TetR/AcrR family transcriptional regulator is translated as MKADSTKEQLINATIQLLSSHRDVSSITAREIVAKANVNLAMINYYFKSKEELINISIKKFLKRHMDEYKATHDTKNLAPKQQLREILIAFFDFIGEHSQFIKISVPYILIQEEIVYPFEILPLIKAHYENQNNKKTEAEYRTIAYQITSFIQLLFLRSNAFFKYSGIDILNVEQRNGLIDFQLDLLLVDITK
- a CDS encoding LytTR family DNA-binding domain-containing protein, translating into MKIHVEQGINCDDIEITIKCSALDNNIEKIISLLSTPLLDIKGKKSGEIYKLNVYDILYFETVGNKTFAYYEDDVFEIDLKIYKLSKLLANTSFSRISKSMILNMDYIKSIKVISHNRMQATLKNNEKVIINRRYIKNIKEKLNI
- a CDS encoding type II CAAX prenyl endopeptidase Rce1 family protein, yielding MQLYNTPFNTNKHLIYFFTFTLVLNWIFSLTPALLGITNTILGEIIFYLAYTSPAIVGLFFISTIYPQSAKQDFIYRYLSFKEIRIKWILLTILFFALTFITSLIIGNYFNVKTSDIDWIHIAVFRPSKIAYMLLASFILSILSQEAGWRGYAIDKLLVRFGFIGSSIILGLVCGIWYLGSYFTPNQIPYNLAQYSLFDAFLFIPNIVLLNFIINFVYINTSRSILSAGLVHMMYYFFNIQLLLHYPIKLCVIAQYVQIIFGLIFLVYMISSNKFKQKVNSEIEQIKSDDFEFELDW
- a CDS encoding MerR family transcriptional regulator, giving the protein MFKIGEVSKLTQISIRMLRYYDELGILKPAKTDKYTGHRLYSVEQISILQRIVLLRDSKFSVAEIANIVHNWNDEFVIKELNRKKNEIQKEIKQEQQRINKIDKFIEAINCDKDEIHYNVVFKKIPSYKIISLREIIPDYQSEGILWEKLSKFIKEEHIEVSRQSNNNIAFYHDEEVKDNGVDIEVGMVVKKIGKNKSGFIYRETEEIDMMACTMVYGPYENIAGAYESFCYWLDKNSDYQISGINRQIGHKGEHNEINPENYLTEIQIPLIKV
- a CDS encoding YvrJ family protein — protein: MDDSLQLLITNVGFPIALSMYLLVRIEGKLNTLSNSIDTLSKNILIFKK